A stretch of DNA from Fimbriimonadia bacterium:
TTCCATCAGAAATCCCCATCCTTCACATACGGATAGCTCCACAATGTCACCTGCAGGAGGCACGACTTGAGCCACGCAGTGTACATCTTCTCGACATCCGCGGCCGAGTGTCCTTTCTTCGCGAGGAACGGCTTGAGCGTAAATGTCACAGGAAAAACCAGCAAGAACAGGTCCC
This window harbors:
- a CDS encoding protogloblin ApPgb, yielding DLFLLVFPVTFTLKPFLAKKGHSAADVEKMYTAWLKSCLLQVTLWSYPYVKDGDF